ttataatttaataaatgcTTGGAAAGTATTGTATCTTGTTATGCTTATTTTCCATtactttgttctttttatttcttcttactTTGTCAACTTTGGTGATGAACAGGCTGCAGAAAAGCAAAAATAGGAAATGCAGAACATCAAAGGAAGAGGTTCCTGTGACTCATGCTCTCCCTGAATTCTAACACTTACCTGATGTAATAATGTAAGAAGAGATCCataaatttcagcaaaataagaaaaagatcCATATCTTTAAATCTCGTTAGTGTCACTTCTATGTCAGTTTTCccccttttatttctttgtggAAATACTAGCTCAGCATCTGCTTAAAGCTTTGACTGGTTTACCGACTCTACTCCAATTGAGGGGCACCATATGTATGTTATGGGTGTTGTCCATATGACAAGTACCCTTTATTTTCATCTTACTGGATATGCTTGCTAAGGGCTTAAAAGGATTGGGATTTGCATTTCTTTGAAcaatatttatgttattttgtaaATGTTGGAATAGGAAAACTTATTTTGCCAGGCTGATATGTCTTAAGTCTTAAATATGCAGGACACCTTTCTACAAACTGCTTCCTGAAGATTTTGCTGCAGAAAAGTTTCCTATCTTTTACCCGATCTAATGTTACTGACTAAATTCTTTTGATGTAACATCAGCATTTTTTAGGGAGAGCATCTCTTAGTACTTCGTAGGGCTCAGGTTTAAACTGTATATTATCATGTAACAATCAAACTATGAAAGGttcgaataaaaaaaaaaagtatggttTGAATCATTTCATGTTTGGAAATCATTTTATATTGTATCAAAAGAGAAAAGTGGAAATTACTAGTTTAGTCTGTGTATTTGTGTTAAGAGTCTCTTTGACTGAATTAAGTTCTCAGGACAGTGATTTTCAATTCCAGTGAAAAATctaaggttgtgtttggttgggtgtaaaatattttccgagtgtaaaacaatttcagttgaaaatattttcggaaaaggaaaatatttttaggtgtttggtggcattttaaaaaatactttggaaaatattttcaggtgtttggttgtgatcttgaaaatattatagaaaatacattttttacttgatgctcacattttctcagcttccaaacaaatatgtAACATCATTTCTCAGTAGaatcacaaaagaaacaaaacccaaaaaaaaaaaaaatcataaaatccgAGAAAGAAGCGGCGCGATCGCGAAGGAGGAGGCGCGATCAAGATCGCGAAGGCTGGGGTGCGACGGCGCGATCGCGAAGGCTAGGGTGCGTCGGCGCGATCGCGAAGGCTGGGGTGCGCTATCGCGATCGGTGCTGGGGTGCGACTGCGCAAGATTGCAGTGCCAGGGTGCAACGACGCGATCTGGGTTATGACGCGATCTCGCGGTGGGTCatggcgcgatctcgcgccgttGGTGGGCTGGTCTTTGGTGCGACGATCGGGGCGACCGGTGCTGGTGTGTGAAGGAGAATGCGAGAAACGGTGTAGGAAACTCACCGTGGGAGAGTGGCGGCGCTCGTCGGACTGTGGGTGAGGCTCGGACTGGCTTGAGGCAAGGAGTGGAAAATGAGGACTGAAAccaattgaaggtaaaatacaaatggaaaatattttccgggtgGGAGGCAGTATTTTACAGTCAAATGTTACTAATTTTtcgtttgaccaaaatttcaggtgttgccaaacacccgcaaACGCGTAAAACAATTTCCTGAAAGCATTtaccgtcgaaacaaacgcagcctaaattGCAATGGACCCACAAAGAGTACTTTAAAGTTTAATGGGTGGTAACATGTAGAAGAGCGTTATTGAGATTCGATAGGGTGGTTTTCAAAACTtgaaaacttatatttttgaaGTGACTAATTGATATAGTTGCAAATGGTGTACAAATTTTTGCTAGCATTGATTTGCTGTGCAGTAATGATATATAGGATTTGTCTTTGAAGTCTcagatatttattttttactgctTGTTTAGCTCGACTCCAATCTCGATTACTATGATCTCTACTCTGGCATCAACCTTGAGTAAAACCACACTCCTGTGACCGCAATACTACTACTATTGTCACCAAGAGATGACAACATTAAAATTATCATATTAGCAGTTGCTGTGATTACTTACAACCCACAATTCAATTCTGGATGTTGCCTCTACCACTCACCATCCATTCATTACTACAATTAACTAGTGACATTGCTACTGCCATCATTGTCATTTAGAGTTCCATTCACTGCGACCATAGCTCCCATCAGTTATGCATGTTTTCCCTAATGTCTCTAACATTCCCTGCCAGTTCATCGTCGCTATCAACTACTGCCAGTTTGTCACCACTAATGATCACATCTTTTATACCTTCACTTCAGTACATTTTATCACCGCCGGTTATCTTTTCAACCACTGTTATATTGCTACACTATCGCCATCAGTTAATTGTTTTTGCCACCATTAACACTTAGCCATTTATccaataaaatgaccaaaatatatgCATTCCTCCTGGGCGAAAAAAgaggtcctttttttttttcctcttactCTAAAGTTGCTAATAAAATGATGTGCTACATACACCTCTTCTTCAAGTATGCCATTTAAGAATGCCGATTTGACATCCAGTTGATACATTTTCCAACAATGATGTGTTGCAAGAGAAATCAACATTCTCAATGTGTCAAGTCTTGCTATTGGAGCAAAGACTTCTTCATAGTCCACCCCATACTTGTAACCTTTAGCTACAAGTCTTGCCTTATAGTGCTCAATCCTCCCATCAGCTATGTGCTTAATCTTGTATTCCCATTTCACACCAATGGTTTTTTGACTCGGAGGAAGTATAGTCAATTCCTAGGTGTTGTTTCTCTCAATGGCATAAATTTTGTCTTGCATGGCATTCTTCCAACAATCCTCTTTCACAGCTTCTTTAAAGTAAAAGGCTCATGGTCCACATATAAACAAAAGCGATTTGTCTCTTTAGTTTATGCATAGATATCTTCTAGGCCTCTCATTTTGATTGGTGTTAGAGATTGGGAAATGCTACCTGGGCTTTGGATTGATGAAGTGCCTGTTGATGATGGATAGCTGTGAGGTGTTGAGGAAGGTCTCTCTAAACCTTCATAATTCACACCTTCTTCTTGGTCTACTAACTCAAGTGGCTTCCCTTTACTTGTGATGCCCATCATTCCATTCCCATGACTCCTCTTCGCTGAAAATGACATCTCTACTCACCACGTCTTTGTTGGTAAGTGGACTGTAGAGAAAGCTTTCAACTCCTTACTATACCCAATGAAGACGCACTTCTCCCCACGATCATCCAACCCATTGAATGGTGAATGTTATGCAGTGATAAAAATGGTATACATGGAGAAACATTGAGTAAAAGTGATGCAGAGAATGGAGATTTTACTGAAATTGGTTCACATATAAGAGACTTTCAGTTTTAATAcattatttacttttctttgaattatatttacaccaaaagagagaagaaaagagaaatgagGAGCAACATTAAAGATTCTATTCTCGAGTCTATGTCTTCACTTAATAGTCACAGCAACTGTTTTGACAAGAAGTTTCCAAAGAGAGCTCTAGCTTTCCCATTTTTCCAAAGGCAAACAgatttcttctcaaaattttttcttttacttcttaCAATGCTAGGGACATGACATCAACAGATGAGCATCTGCAAGTTTGAGCTGGACCATGCATTGAAAATAAACACTTCTAGGTACATCATTTAATTATGGGGTTCTCCTGAGAATCAAAGCTAACATATAGCAAAGGGCAGAGTCAACCGTTGATAGTGCAATGATGAGCACCGCAACAAGAGCAAGAGTGAGAGTAGCAGTCTTCAGCTGCAGAACAGCAGAGAGAAAACCTCAGCTACATGCAACATTATATGATCAAAcgaaactaaaataaattttttgacaacCACTGCAAGTCTGCAACATGGTTGTACACTTCTAAACTTCCAAGTGAACCATAAAAACCTTACATACCGTGCTCTGGAAACCTGGCCACTCTATGTACTTCAGCTGACTAGGTTGCTCAGCAAGAAACACAAATAAAGATTTCAAACCCctgaaaaagaatataaaaacacaatacTTAATTTAACAATGTGTTCAATCATCAATGTATTACAAGAGAGTATAAGAAAAGCTGTAAGTACAATACCAAAAAGCATCCTTAATCCAACTGAGCCAAAAGGGCTCCTCAGACaagtcatcatcatcatcaaaactCAACTGATGATGATGGTTTCTTCTTCCAACAGACACCACATATCTGACACCAAAATGCTGCAGCTTTGGATGAGAACACTGAATCCTTGCCCTATGAATCTGCCAGGTAAATTCCCCAATGTTCATAGATGAGATGTCACATAAAAAGTATAAGCTGTTACATACGGACACCCAGAGAGGAATTAACAAGTTACCAGTGTAGATGGTAGCTGAAAAGCATTATAATCATTATATCTGGTAGATTTATGTCTTCCATCCTTGAATGGTAGTTTAGGAGAGCAATGAACCAAACCTACAGAATATATAGgacatcaaaatatatatacacacacacacacacacacacacaattctGAACACATATAAACTATGTCAAAGATTAACAGCCTCTGAGAAAAAGAAACCTGAACACTTTGCTGGCAGGAGAGAAACAAACACCATCTGGATCAACTGATTTGTTAGAGCTGTGTCTACAGAAATGCAAGAAAGAAACTTTCAGCACGGACACGCGAAATTTGGCCTAGTACCCGTGTCGGACTCGGGTACTGGTgggccgagagagagagagagagagagagagagagagaatcactgCTTGTGTGTGGGGGTTATGTTTTTGTAGTGGATGAGCGGCGGAGCACAGAGGTCTTAGCCGCTTCGGCAGGGCTCTCGAGATGAGTCGAGAGAGAGAGTGGTAAAGTGGGTCTGTGTGTGGGGGTTATGTTTTTGTAGTGGGCTTGGCTTGAGTTTGGTTAAAATTCAGTCTGGGCTTTAGTGTGAATAGGTTGGGTTACTGGCTCATGTGTATTCAGCCCACTTTAGAtcaccccacaaaaaaaaaaaaaaaaatctactatatataaaaatacccaaacccaaaaccaaaattttctaattaatttatccaaaaaaatcctaactaattaaaaaaaaaaagaaaagcccaGAGCACGTATATAATTACAATAGTACCCCAAACCTCCTTGGAatcacataaataattaatttaagggATTGAGATTATTACACCTGCTGCAATTGCTATGAATGGTTGAAATTTAAAgttgcaaaataaaaattttaaatctcaaccattgaataaaaaaaaagtaaaaaaaattttgtgagaaAGAGGAGGTTAATTACACAGTATTACAATTGCATTGGATCTTAATCctaattttaaatatgttttcAAGCATTTTTGttgttacttaattttaaaacttaaaaataaacataattatgcctaaaaaaatttaaaatatacctaaatttaaaatttaattgattaattaattgttgAATTCCTAGACATGTCGTACcataatttttcaagaaatgatGTATTCCTGTACCAGTATCATACCCATACCTATGTCGGTGTACAGGCAACTTAGCTTTTAGTCCTCAATGGGAATTTATGggtggaacaaaaaaaaaaaagaaacccaaatgAATAATGCACCCCACTCAACCATAAATAGACATTTTCTAAGTCACTCTAAATGGAAGTTTCAATTACACAAATTAACAAATACAACATAGACTACATAATGGTAGCAAATGAAAACTTACCCAAATTCCCAACAAGAACTATAAACATTTTAAAGCAATACCCAAATATTTTTTGTCACAAAACTGATAATTTCACACCCAAACTTCAAATGAGGTTGCTTAACTTTTTAGTAATAATCAACTAAGACAATGTACTAATTGCCTAAGCCATTACTAACTTATAGATTAACAAATTCAGAAAGCAAAACCCATCAAAGATTGAGCTACTGAGATATAGTAAACCATTAACTACGAACCTTttgatccaaagaagaagaagaagaagaagaaggagtagATAAAAAGTAGAGGTGTTTTCCTTTGAACAAAGCTGCTAAGCAAAATGTAAGGAAATGTATATAATGAATTGTCTTTAAAATGGTGAGTGAACAGTGAGTCGTCTAGTTAAAACGCAAGTTGTCGATTGTTGGATGggttaattacaaatttacaaccATCCACCTTAAACGATGGTGGTATTTGTGACATAAacctaaaaattcaaaattttacaatCAATACTTTAATTTAATGTTAATTTGATATCCACTCTGACATCTAGATCAGTATTAAGGTTCttgaaaatcaataaatagTAAGATGCTTTTAAAATGTTGTGTCATTGTTAAGATCAATAAAAACACACCAAGTGTTAGGGTTCAatgcaagaattgaaaaacaaCTTTGAGTTCAACAAACTT
This portion of the Castanea sativa cultivar Marrone di Chiusa Pesio chromosome 7, ASM4071231v1 genome encodes:
- the LOC142642604 gene encoding uncharacterized protein LOC142642604; protein product: MVFVSLLPAKCSGLVHCSPKLPFKDGRHKSTRYNDYNAFQLPSTLIHRARIQCSHPKLQHFGVRYVVSVGRRNHHHQLSFDDDDDLSEEPFWLSWIKDAFWGLKSLFVFLAEQPSQLKYIEWPGFQSTLKTATLTLALVAVLIIALSTVDSALCYMLALILRRTP